The Ectothiorhodospiraceae bacterium BW-2 nucleotide sequence TGCGCTCGCCAGAGGCGAAGTAAGGGAAAACAGACGGAGTTCTCCCAATCAAATCACTTGAAAATATACGAATTGGCCGTCGGATGTCAAACGATCTTTACCGATTAAAGCCGATTATTTGCTAACAAGGTCGATGCCAGACGCCTGATCCGAGCCTGATCCCCCTCTCTCTAAGTCTATCAGGTCGGCTCCGAGGCCGTCACGCTATGGTGGCGTAAGGTTACAGCTTATCGTTTCAATCCACGCCCCCCGCACGGAGGGCGACACCAGCAGCACAATTTATTTTCCCTTTAATCTACCCGCATCTACCCAATCATCCTCATCGGGATCAATCCGACCAACAGCCGACTGTAGATAGGTTTGAAACGCTGCACTGTACTTTCCTAAATCGTGCAGCAAACCCAGTAACTCACCCATCGGCTCTAAGCCGATTTTTGCGCTACCTCTAGCACCTATATGGCCTACTTGCATTAGATGCTCTGCCAATGTTTGCGCCATGCCGTCATCTTGACGATAGTGAGCCATGCTATTTTTTACTTTCATCGTAACTAATTTGTTCCTGTCATCTCATGCTAACACCAATGTACAACAACACTTTAACCAAACAATCGGGCATTTCTTGCATCGACCTGTCGCTAAGCCATGGCTCCGTAGAGGGTTTGGCATGATGGCTCAATTATAGTTTTGTTTATAGACTCAAGCCAAGACCTAACACGGCATGCTCGTAGCTAGCTTACACTCACCACAGGTCATCTAGCAACTAAAAACATCTCTAGCGAGATAGCCACTATTTTTCTTCTTTCTATCCTAAGTTACTATCGAGAGAGTTAAACAAGAGGCCGTGTTGTCAGAGTGGGGCTCCATTTCACCAAGATCCCAAGATCGCCCTTAGCTGTTG carries:
- a CDS encoding CRISPR-associated endonuclease Cas3'', whose amino-acid sequence is MKVKNSMAHYRQDDGMAQTLAEHLMQVGHIGARGSAKIGLEPMGELLGLLHDLGKYSAAFQTYLQSAVGRIDPDEDDWVDAGRLKGK